A window of the Helianthus annuus cultivar XRQ/B chromosome 4, HanXRQr2.0-SUNRISE, whole genome shotgun sequence genome harbors these coding sequences:
- the LOC110932779 gene encoding putative F-box protein At1g50870 — protein sequence MEIVLGWYDVLGQNFDNPYIFPFLERENSTSVCCSLENMETLEEQEQEQSTTTIVERSTKKTNMSLPSEIIEDIFSRLPVKSILRFRTLSKPWLSRISDRSFTNLHLTRAHRTALFILAHDESGKRHLLSAPRDGGPVTHLITFHNPDYIVMYAQHVNGLVYLTCMKRSNEHRTHVYAFVVNPSMHKIFKLPDPYTDVKDFTRIRYLFGFDESRNEHKILMIRDSSLRSMEIMIFSMSSYSWRKIHAEPPLGFTWDGLWLNFYHNVCVNSVVHIMLAVSFDILAFDLRTEKFLIITTPQGVLPEDYDDTKQNDPYIIKLNGCIGVVCYDSVAENNEMYIWILQDYENRVWVKETVIFPEEWITLRYPLSFPVDSVNMDEIIFIPSNFSGNVISVPVYNKKTRCFKSLRFASGNHFSLSRTLQFHYIRCYVESMVPL from the coding sequence ATGGAGATTGTTTTGGGTTGGTACGATGTACTGGGCCAGAATTTTGATAATCCTTATATATTTCCTTTCCTTGAAAGAGAAAATTCGACTTCTGTCTGCTGTTCGTTAGAGAATATGGAAACCCTAGAAGAGCAAGAACAAGAACAATCGACAACAACGATAGTTGAACGATCTACCAAGAAGACAAACATGTCATTACCAAGTGAAATCATAGAAGACATCTTCTCCAGACTCCCAGTCAAATCCATTCTCCGATTCAGAACCCTCTCCAAACCATGGCTCTCTCGCATCTCCGATCGATCTTTCACTAATCTCCACCTCACTCGCGCCCACCGCACCGCCTTGTTCATTCTCGCTCATGATGAATCCGGCAAACGACACCTTCTCTCCGCCCCCCGTGACGGTGGTCCCGTCACTCATCTCATCACATTCCACAACCCTGATTATATTGTTATGTATGCCCAACATGTGAACGGGTTAGTATATCTCACGTGCATGAAGCGCTCTAATGAACATAGAACTCACGTGTACGCTTTTGTTGTGAACCCTAGCATGCATAAGATTTTTAAACTCCCTGATCCTTACACCGATGTCAAGGATTTCACGCGAATCCGTTACTTATTCGGGTTCGACGAGTCTAGAAACGAGCATAAGATTTTGATGATTAGAGATTCTTCTCTACGTTCTATGGAGATTATGATTTTCTCTATGTCAAGTTATTCGTGGAGAAAGATCCATGCCGAGCCTCCTCTTGGTTTTACTTGGGATGGTTTGTGGCTCAACTTTTACCACAATGTTTGTGTCAATAGTGTAGTACATATAATGCTTGCAGTTTCATTTGACATTTTAGCGTTTGACTTGAGAACTGAAAAGTTTTTGATAATTACCACTCCTCAAGGTGTTTTGCCCGAAGACTATGATGATACGAAGCAAAATGATCCTTACATCATTAAACTCAATGGTTGTATAGGAGTTGTTTGCTATGATAGTGTGGCGGAAAACAACGAAATGTATATTTGGATATTACAAGACTATGAAAACCGTGTTTGGGTCAAAGAAACCGTTATATTCCCCGAGGAGTGGATTACGTTACGATACCCTTTGTCTTTCCCTGTGGATTCTGTTAATATGGACGAGATTATCTTTATCCCGAGCAACTTTTCTGGTAATGTGATAAGTGTACCCGTCTATAACAAGAAGACTAGATGTTTTAAATCATTGCGATTCGCTTCAGGTAATCATTTTTCGCTGTCCAGAACGTTGCAGTTCCATTATATCAGGTGTTATGTTGAAAGCATGGTGCCTTTGTAG